The genomic segment AAAGAATATCTGCAATCATGTAGATAATCAACTTGAATTTTTATGTCTAAACAAATTCATGTCAATACAAGACATAATTCAAGAAAAGTGACATCACAAATGGACAAGATCTCGTCGAAGGAAAGTAGGAGTGCCACATTGTCTTGACAATTCAGAATAGAATGAAAAAATGAATTCATACTCAAGACCCTTGATAGCAACAGCAGGAAAATATGAAACCAAAAGCATGCACCCACATGAAATAGTCAAAACATTAATTATGGGAAATACTGTTATGTAGCATTGTCATAGAATGTAGCAGTTACATATGAACATGGGAGTACAGGCGGGATAATTTATAAAAACAATCAAAATAGCATTTTCTGCACATGAAAATTTCCTGTTAGAATTTGGAAAGGTTGGAGTATCACATACCTCAGTATCCTTCGTGGCTACCTCGATGAGAGCCAACTCTTGCTCCAACTCTGATATCTTTTGTCTCTCTTCTGCAATATCCTCCTGCATTTTGGTTTTCTGTTTCTCCCAGGCCAAAAGCTTCTTGAGaaactttttctctcttttcgCAACTTCCAAACAGGTGGCAACGGATTCAGATGCACTTAGTTTAGCCGCCTGCATTTCAGCTTTGATTTCCGCATTCTCAGTCTCAAGCTTTCTAACAGCAGCGTTTGCACGGTCCACTTGACCACTTGCCTTTCTTAAAGCATTCTCTGTCTCAGACACCCGCTTCATGGTGGAATCTTCAGGGGTTTGTTTCCCCTTTTTCAGCCGCTGGAACTCCTCTCTCTCCATTCTTAGCGTCTTAAGTTCGGTTAAATCATGACTAAGCTTTCTCGCAGCTTGCACTGCCTTCTGCTGAGCCCATTCTTTACGTTCCTGCACTTGTTTCTCCAAGTCCTTTATCTGATGAATCAAACTCAGGATCATTTCATCTTTCTGATCCAATGGCAGTTGTTCCGTATTCTCATCAAGATTTAAGTCCCGGAACTTATTCATCACAGAGTTTATCACATCTTGATTATTTTCATATTGGGATTCCTCGCTGTTCCCAGCAAGAACCTCGACTTTGCCAGGTTCATTCGACAAATTCCCAGAAGACAAAGAGCTAGGACAAGCCTGTGACTGGCTTTGAAAATGCTTCGAGTTTGCCCTAAATCCTGCAGCAAACATAGCAACATTTCTCTTTAACAGATTCTTCATTGACGGGGTGAGATTAAACCTCTTAGGACACTCAATCTCTCTCTGTAAAGTCATGTCTGATGCATATGGAACAACTCCATTTGTTGGTAATTCGGACTTACCACAATTATCGAAACCCCAGCCACTGTGAAACTTACACATTGCTGGGGGAACCCCAACTGTTCCTCCATTGCTAACACCACTCTCAGAACTCGCAGTACCACTAACCAACCCACTCTCGCACCCATTCCCAGCAGACAACGGCAAGGCTTCTGGAATTTCCATCATGCTGGCACGGCCGACATGGAGATCGCTCATCAATAAACACCACATTGCGTCACCTTTACTCAGATGAGGCCTCACTTGTTGCAACAAACACACCATTCCCGTAAGTGAATACTCCTCCATCTGTCTCAAGTTCAAAAAAGTCACGGCCTCGGCCTCCTCATCATTCCCCTCGTTACACCCATCATTACTCAGATAAGCCAAAGAATTAGACAAAATATTAGTCAAAACATCCATCCCACCATAACAATGCCCATTTTTCAAAATGGCCTTTAAAGCAACTTCCTCTTCATAACCCAATCCAACGAGTTTATTAATAGCCTCATTGTACAAGACCTCCAAATTCTTCAGCAATACATCCTCCAATTGTTCCTCCGTGCAGTACCCCCACCCATGATCATCAAGTCCTGAGCTCGAACTGAAATTCGGGTTCAGGCTCAGGCTTAGGTTCGGGTTCGGGCCTTGGGCCAAAACATTGAGGGCGGTTTGGTAATAACCGGGTTTAGCCTCAGATGTATTTTCCGATTTCTCCATATCACCTTGTGCCATGGGATTAAAATGATCCAATTCGGGCTTCGCTGATCCCGCCCTCCGGTTAGCCCGAATATGTTTCTCTTTCAGCGTACGGCCCATTTGAGAATCTAACTAATAATCCAGTCGACAATAAACAATCAGACACAAGAACCATACAAGAACATAAATcgaaaatcaaaacaaaaaatcGGCTATGTACAAATCCACATACATAAACACTAAATGTACGAAGAAAGAAAAAAGGAAACAGAGAAAGAGAGAAAAACTTACGGATCAGGTGATTATCCTGATTTTAGGGTTTCGACAAAAAATATGAACTGGTGTGAATTTTGTGATTGTGGACAGTGAAGGGTATGATATATATTTGGCCTTGTTATGCTTGGAGAGTAGGATTTCATGCCAGGCGGCATGGACCCATTCGGACCAAGACCCGGGTCGGGTTGGACATCTCGTAGTATGAACAAAATTGCAAAATCATACCTTTAGTATGTCCGAATTTGGATCGAAATGATGCATAGATGCAAAATTCAGCCGGCGATATTTAGAAAAAGATCAAAATGATATATTGGTTATTTTGATACTATCAGCTATGAGTTTATGTTTATCGTCGGAATGCAGACTTTAAGGTCATCACAAACTTAAATTTTTATCAGAACGATACGTTTCCGATAGACTTTAAGGTTATCACACACTTAAATTTTTATCAGAATGGTACATCGGTTTTAAATCTACTTTATTATATTATTCGTCTCAATAATGTGTTTTATTTCAATACACTATCAGAGAGCAAAAATGTATCATGTCAGGCTTTTACCATGGCTGATCGAGTGGCTCTGCTCTCAGACAATCGTtccatattcatgctcaactaAGATAATCTTTTTTTTTCGTGATATGAATTTCATTTTTTGTTATCTCTTTATTGTTTTTCAGAATTTTCATTCGTcgataaaatctttaaaatgaGATACATAATCAAGAGatcaatcaaataaaataagTAGAGACGATGGCAAACAAAAAGCTGATACAAAAATCGTAACATAAATATTGttagtaagtctcttgtgagacggtataatgaatctttatctgtgagacgggttaacctaccgatattcacaataaaaaagtaatattttttcatggatgacccaaataatataTCAGTgttacaaaatacgatccgtgatatCGCCTCACACATGTTTTTGTCAAATCTTATTATGATTTCCAGTAGTGACATGGCAACGGTGACCAAAATTGGAGATATTAATGGCCATCGGGCACAATAATTTTGTAGGTAGTTATACATATGCAAAATGACACGTTgattattttaatattggaaattatgattttacaTTTATCGTAACTTGAAGATGCAAACTTCTGCTGCATCAAATACTTAAATTTGCATCAAAATGGTATATCtagttattttattttgctaagttacatatttttaaatttattgttgTTATGCAAAATATAGTACGTTATACCCGCCTAGCCTAGACGTAGCCATGCGCATGATCCTTCCCTCATTTCCGCACAAGCCG from the Primulina eburnea isolate SZY01 chromosome 3, ASM2296580v1, whole genome shotgun sequence genome contains:
- the LOC140825174 gene encoding MND1-interacting protein 1-like, which gives rise to MGRTLKEKHIRANRRAGSAKPELDHFNPMAQGDMEKSENTSEAKPGYYQTALNVLAQGPNPNLSLSLNPNFSSSSGLDDHGWGYCTEEQLEDVLLKNLEVLYNEAINKLVGLGYEEEVALKAILKNGHCYGGMDVLTNILSNSLAYLSNDGCNEGNDEEAEAVTFLNLRQMEEYSLTGMVCLLQQVRPHLSKGDAMWCLLMSDLHVGRASMMEIPEALPLSAGNGCESGLVSGTASSESGVSNGGTVGVPPAMCKFHSGWGFDNCGKSELPTNGVVPYASDMTLQREIECPKRFNLTPSMKNLLKRNVAMFAAGFRANSKHFQSQSQACPSSLSSGNLSNEPGKVEVLAGNSEESQYENNQDVINSVMNKFRDLNLDENTEQLPLDQKDEMILSLIHQIKDLEKQVQERKEWAQQKAVQAARKLSHDLTELKTLRMEREEFQRLKKGKQTPEDSTMKRVSETENALRKASGQVDRANAAVRKLETENAEIKAEMQAAKLSASESVATCLEVAKREKKFLKKLLAWEKQKTKMQEDIAEERQKISELEQELALIEVATKDTEAKWRQEQKEKEQVLTKLEEERRLKEASEANNKRKLESMRVKIEIDFQRHKDDLRRLEQEYAHLKDSAQSKEVEDQSNNTTLKNSDDTNLQGRNITNLLRELDLLEDDSPEKEVVHDRNCMICMEDEVSIVFLPCAHQVICTNCNENYGKKGRATCLYCRAPIEQRIRVYGASS